The proteins below come from a single Pichia kudriavzevii chromosome 2, complete sequence genomic window:
- a CDS encoding uncharacterized protein (PKUD0B05555; similar to Saccharomyces cerevisiae YDL012C (YDL012C) and YBR016W (YBR016W); ancestral locus Anc_3.187): MLPLFFFPRLHTSLYLFTYIHKPYFSCATSTLLSSVISFSVVLQLIIAQNMSYQPPNGPPPQNQGYYGNNGAQEKGFLGNNQGPNQGYYQQQPPQQQYYQQQPPQQQYYQQQPQPVYVQQQQPQKDNNDCCMACLAALCVCCTLDALF, translated from the coding sequence ATGCTgcctttgttttttttcccacGTTTACACACGTCGCTATATTTATTTACATACATTCATAAACCATATTTTTCCTGTGCAACATCGACATTGTTGTCTTCAgtcatttctttttctgttgTCCTCCAACTCATCATAGCTCAAAATATGTCTTACCAACCTCCAAACGGTCCACCACCTCAAAACCAAGGTTATTACGGCAACAACGGTGCCCAGGAAAAAGGTTTCCTTGGCAACAACCAGGGCCCAAACCAAGGCTATTATCAACAGCAGCCtcctcaacaacaatactaccaacaacaacctcctcaacaacaatactaccaacaacaaccacaaccaGTTTATGtgcaacagcaacaaccaCAAAAGGACAACAATGATTGTTGTATGGCTTGTTTGGCTGCTCTCTGTGTTTGCTGTACTTTAGATGCTCTTTTCTAA